In the genome of Deltaproteobacteria bacterium, the window CGGCGCGACGCTGGTCGAGGCGACGGCGGGGAACACCGGGCTCGCGCTGGCGCTCGTCGCGCGCCGCAAGGGCTACCGGCTGATCCTCGTCATCCCCGACAAGATGAGCCAGGAGAAGGTCTTCCACCTCCGCGCTCTCGGAGCGGACGTGCGCATGACCCGCTCCGACGTCCCCAAGGGGCATCCGGAGTACTACCAGGACATGGCGGAGCGGATCGCGGCCGAGACCGGCGGCTGGTACGTCGACCAGTTCGGCAACCCCGCCAATCCCCGCGCGCACGAGACCACCACGGGGCCCGAGGTCTGGGAGCAGACGGGGCACCGGCTCGATGCGGTGGTGTGCGGCGTGGGCTCGGGCGGCACGATGACCGGGCTCAGCCGCTACTTCGCGCGCGTCGCGCCCCACGTGGAGATGGTCCTTGCCGACCCGGCCGGCTCGGTCCTGGCCGGGTACGTCGCGACCGGCAAGATCGGCGAGGCCGGCTCCTGGCTGGTGGAAGGCATCGGCGAGGACTTCGTGCCGCCCATCTGCGACCTCTCCCGCGTCCGGCACACCTTCACCATCGGCGACGAGGAGAGCTTCCTCACCGCCCGCGCGCTCCTGCGCGACGAGGGCATCCTCGGGGGCTCGTCGTCCGGGACGCTCGTCGCCGCCGCGCTCCGCTACTGCCGCGCGCAGGCGTCGCCCCGGCGCGTCGTCACCTTCGTCTGCGACAGCGGCAGCAAGTACCTGTCCAAGATGTACAACGACTTCTGGATGCAGGATCAGGGCTTCCTGCGCGGCGCGCGGCGCGGCGACCTGCGCGACCTGATCGCGCGCAGCCACGAGAAGGGCGCCGTCGTGACGGTCGCGCCCGGCGACGATCTGCTCGCCGCGTACTCGCGGATGAAGCTCTACGACCTCTCGCAGCTCCCCGTGCTCGAGGACGAGCGGATCGTCGGCATCCTGGACGAGTCCGACGTGCTGCTCGCCGTCTGCCGCGACGAGGGGGCGTTCAGGCGGCCGGTGCGCGACTTCATGACGAGCCGGCTCACCACCGTGCCGCCCGACGCCTCGCTCGAGTCGCTGCTCCCGATCTTCGACCGCGGGCTGGTGGCGATCGTGTGCCACGGGGACCGCTTCGTCGGCCTCATCACCCGCCTCGACGTCGTCAACTTCCTCCGCCGGCAGATGCGCTGACCGTACCTTGCCATCCCCCGGCTCCTCGGTCACGATCGCACGATGAAGGGACTGATCGTCTGCCTCGTCGCTGCTCTCTTGCAACCCGTGGCCGGCGACGGCATGTGCGCGGACATGACGACGGAGCACCCGAGCGGCAGAACTGATCACTTCCGGGTCGTTTCGAACGCCAAGAAGCCCTCACCCGAGGAGATCGCCACCGACCTGGAGGCGACCTGGCGAACGTTCCGGGACCTGTTCGGCGTCGAGCCCGCCGCCGTCGAAGTCGTGATCACCGTCACCTCCGGCGGCGGCGGATCCTCGGCGGACGCCGGGACCGAGTCCCCGGCGGGCGGCCCCGCGCATCGGATCGCCTGGACGATCGCCGAAGGGGAGCCGCTCGACAGCCAGCGCTTCAGCGACCTGTCACACGAGATCGCGCACATCTATTTCCTCGAGTACATGCATGCGGGCGGGCTGCATCAGGCCCACGCCTGGCTCCACGAGGCGGTGGCCTGCCACCACGAGAAGGAGCCGTCGCGCCGGCACCGGCTCCAGTGGATGCGCGATCACCTGCAGGAACGCATCCCGCTGGCCACGCTGTTCACGATGAAGAACCCGGTCAAGCAGAGCCCGCTGGTCGAGCTGACCGTCCAGCTCCACGAGAAGCTCGCGTCGCGCCGGCACCGGCTCCAGTGGATGCGCGATCACCTGCAGGAACGCATCCCGCTGGCCACGCTGTTCACGATGAAGAACCCGGTCAAGCAGAGCCCGCTGGTCGAGCTGACCGTCCAGCTCCACGAGAAGCTCGCGCGGGGCGAGATCACCGTGGACGAGCTCAACCGCCAGATCTCCGCCTACGCGTCCTCCCACGCCGAGGAGCTCTCCCGGAACGGCATCCGGAACATGACGTACTACGCCGAGTCGCTGAGCCTCTTCGAGTTCCTGCTCGAGACCGAGGGCAAGACGTTCATCCGTGAGATGTGCCAGGCCCTCCGGCGCGGGACGTCGATGGACGAGATCGTCCGGCGGCGGAAGGCCTATCCGAACGGCCTGTCGCAGCTGGAGGACGCGTGGGTGGCGTGGGTCCGCAATTCCTCGTGACGCGCCCGCCTCACCGGTCGCCCGGGCTGGCTCGCACCCCGAGGCGTTCGGGGACGAGGCGGTCGACGTCCTCGTCGGTGAGCAGCCGGTCGAGTCGCGAGACGCCGGCGCGGCCGACGAAGAACGTGACGGGCAGCCCGGCGGGAGCCAGGCGACGCGCGTCGTCGCGGGCGTCGTCGGCGAGCCAGTACAGGTCGTAGTCGATGCCCCAGTCTCGCGCGACGGCCGCCGCCTCGGCCGCATCCCCGACGTCCACGGCGATCGCGATCACGCGCACCCCCTCGCGCTTCCAACGGCTGGAGGCGCGGCGCAGCACCGGCACCTCGGCCCGGCAGGGCGGACAGTAGCTCGCCGAGAAGGCGACCAGCGCGGGCGCCTCGCCGAGCACTGCCGAGAGCGCGGTGGCTCGCTCCTCCCCGCGCCGGACGTGAAGCTGGAGCAGGTCCGCGGAGCCCTCTGCCAGGGCCGTCGCGAAGGGCAGCACGGCGGCGAGGGCGAGCGCCGCGGCTGCGCCCCTCACTTGACGGTGATCTGCCCCTTGTCGGGCAGCTTTCCGCCCGCGGGGTTCACGCCCGGCCCGAGGCGCGCGATGAGGAAGCTGTAGTTCCCCGCCTGCAGCGAGCAGAGGCTCGCGAAGCGGCCGGGTGGGATGGTCGCGGCCAGCTTGCCGTCCTGCCAGGCGAAGAGCTGCCAGGGCGCGCGGGTCCGTTCCTTCGCGCTCCCGAGGATGAGGCCGCACCGGATGCGGTCCCGCAGGTCCGCCGGCTCGGTGAAGGTGACCGCGATCGGACGCGTCGAGTGGTTCTCGAAGAGCACGGCGTCCTGGGCACTCATGTCGACGGACGAAGGCTCGAGGTGGTCGTTGTCGATGAGGATCGTCTTCGGAGCGTGCTGCGTGTGCGCGCCGAGCGGCTCCTCGACGGCCGGGACGCTGCGCGGCCAGAGGACGAGAGCGAGGACGGCGGCGGCAGTGAAGCGTGACGGCATGGTGCTCCTCCGGGTGGCCTGGATGCGGCGGTAGCCCGGACCGGTTCCGTGGTCAAGCGGCTCGGGAGCGGACCATGGAGGGGCCTAGAACGGCGCGCCAGCCCCGGCGAGGAAGGCAAGCTCCTCGGCCGTGGACGGGCGTCCCAGAATTGCGTTGCGGTGCGGGAAGCGCCCGAACCGCTCGATGACGGCGCCGTGCCGGCGGGCGTAGTCGAGGAAATCCTCGAACAGCGGGCGCTGGAGTGGGGAGACCTCGGCGAGAAGTCCTTCGAAGCACTCGACCGAGCGGCGCTGCGCATCGCGGTCCTCGGCGTGCTGGAGCGGCATGTAGAAGAAGACCCGCTCGATGGGACGGAGCAAGCGGTCCGTGCCGCGCTCGAGTCCCTCCAGACAGAGCGCCAGGGCCTTCGC includes:
- a CDS encoding pyridoxal-phosphate dependent enzyme, with translation MSGSARSGVLALIGNTPLVRLETLDTGRCELFVKLESQNPGGSIKDRIGLAMIEAAEQSGTIRPGATLVEATAGNTGLALALVARRKGYRLILVIPDKMSQEKVFHLRALGADVRMTRSDVPKGHPEYYQDMAERIAAETGGWYVDQFGNPANPRAHETTTGPEVWEQTGHRLDAVVCGVGSGGTMTGLSRYFARVAPHVEMVLADPAGSVLAGYVATGKIGEAGSWLVEGIGEDFVPPICDLSRVRHTFTIGDEESFLTARALLRDEGILGGSSSGTLVAAALRYCRAQASPRRVVTFVCDSGSKYLSKMYNDFWMQDQGFLRGARRGDLRDLIARSHEKGAVVTVAPGDDLLAAYSRMKLYDLSQLPVLEDERIVGILDESDVLLAVCRDEGAFRRPVRDFMTSRLTTVPPDASLESLLPIFDRGLVAIVCHGDRFVGLITRLDVVNFLRRQMR
- a CDS encoding DUF924 domain-containing protein, whose product is MLRFWFGSLGPDGTVDEAHRAQWFAASVEVDRRCREAFEADLERAARGELDHWSATPPGQLALIVLLDQFSRNIYRGTARAFAQDAKALALCLEGLERGTDRLLRPIERVFFYMPLQHAEDRDAQRRSVECFEGLLAEVSPLQRPLFEDFLDYARRHGAVIERFGRFPHRNAILGRPSTAEELAFLAGAGAPF
- a CDS encoding TlpA family protein disulfide reductase, whose protein sequence is MAAQRPGRRGAARRAHAARSEDDPHRQRPPRAFVRRHECPGRRALREPLDASDRGHLHRAGGPAGPHPVRPHPREREGTDPRALAALRLAGRQAGRDHPTRPLREPLLAAGGELQLPHRAPRAGREPRGRKAARQGADHRQVRGAAAALALAAVLPFATALAEGSADLLQLHVRRGEERATALSAVLGEAPALVAFSASYCPPCRAEVPVLRRASSRWKREGVRVIAIAVDVGDAAEAAAVARDWGIDYDLYWLADDARDDARRLAPAGLPVTFFVGRAGVSRLDRLLTDEDVDRLVPERLGVRASPGDR